A genomic window from Ascaphus truei isolate aAscTru1 chromosome 1, aAscTru1.hap1, whole genome shotgun sequence includes:
- the LOC142471077 gene encoding uncharacterized protein LOC142471077 has protein sequence MWDTIVIGVNACGNSVRDKYHCRKRFDDIRSKLKKKIQDQRVHATGTGGGPTPQRLILTPLEELLRPKLLTVVVEGLAGDRDIGIYPSQFPAVAPGGHVSPEMEQVSSPGSASSTLLEEHHGDEDDEYDEDDATEETEIQSCDHEEVPIETVVPPNRPSTSTYDAIVASEGKIVDAENRRHSDMMTVLERMIGLQEETVSQLAHLHRVFIEVPKQLQKINTSFEALVVQQTQANYWRMTNVPQFNTSQPGSVHAGQFSPHSSDIHSPGPNVTGQVADIAVQVPDDILPLPSVQIQQQTPTKEATKTKQDTHETDQPSLVQCLPTCSHVSLGTSPVREQSLPKSPVGESLPKSPVGESLPKSPVGESLPKSPVGESLPKSPVGESLPKSPVGESLPKSPVGESLATSPVGESLATSPVGEQSLATSPAREVPEATQSGSVVPKVGGKRKRKIQETTSRPVTRSQKEQKK, from the exons atgtgggacacaatagtcattggtgtcaatgcctgtgggaatagtgtcagggacaagtatcattgtcggaaaagatttgatgatattaggtccaaattgaaaaagaaaatacaagaccaacgcgtgcatgctactggcactggaggtgggcccacaccacaacgtctcatattgactccattggaggagctgcttcggccaaaattacttaccgtcgtcgtggaaggcttggctggtgaccgtgacattggaatttatccgtcacaatttccagcag ttgcccctggaggacatgtgtcacctgagatggaacaagtgtcttcacctgggtcagccagctcaacactactagaag aacatcatggtgatgaggatgatgagtatgatgaggatgacgccacagaagagactgaaatacaatcatgtgaccatgaagaggtgccaatagaaactgttgtaccgccaaatcgtccatcaacttccacatacgatgcaattgtagcttcagagggaaaaatagtggacgcagaaaatcgtcgccattcagacatgatgacagtgctggaaaggatgattggactgcaggaagaaacagtatcacaattggcacatctccacagagtcttcattgaagtgcctaaacagttgcaaaaaatcaacacctcattcgaagcattagttgttcagcaaacacaagctaattactggagaatgactaatgtaccacaattcaacacctcccagccaggatctgttcatgcaggtcagttttcaccacattcatctgatattcattcaccaggcccaaatgttaccggtcaagtagcagacattgctgtgcaggttcctgatgacatcctaccgctgccatctgtacaaattcagcagcagacacctacaaaggaggcgacaaaaacaaaacaagacacacatgaaacagaccaaccatcacttgtgcagtgtctaccaacttgctcacatgtgtcactgggcacaagccctgtccgtgaacagtcactacccaaaagccctgtaggtgagtcgctgcccaaaagccctgtaggtgaatcgctgcccaaaagccctgtaggtgagtcgctgcccaaaagccctgtaggtgaatcgctgcccaaaagccctgtaggtgaatcgctgcccaaaagccctgtaggtgaatcactgcccaaaagccctgtaggtgagtcactggccacaagccctgtaggtgagtcactggccacaagccccgtaggtgaacagtcactggccacaagccctgcccgtgaagtgccagaggccactcaaagtggctctgttgtgcctaaagttggtggcaaaagaaaaaggaaaattcaagagacaacaagcaggcctgttactcgctcgcaaaaggaacaaaaaaaataa